The Streptomyces achromogenes genome window below encodes:
- the cmk gene encoding (d)CMP kinase, with the protein MENGAAQPVIVAIDGPSGTGKSSTSKAVAARLGLSYLDTGAQYRAITWWMVTNGIDVEDPTAIAAVAGKPEILSGTDPAAPTIMVDGVDVAGPIRTQEVTSKVSAVSAVPEVRSRITELQRSLAAGAEQGIVVEGRDIGTTVLPDADLKVFLTASPEARAARRSGELKGADLHSTREALIKRDAADSSRKTSPLAKAGDAVEVDTTELTLTQVIERVVTLVEENRAAK; encoded by the coding sequence GTGGAAAACGGCGCCGCCCAGCCCGTGATTGTCGCCATAGACGGCCCCTCCGGCACGGGCAAGTCGAGCACGTCCAAGGCCGTGGCCGCCCGGCTCGGGCTGAGCTACCTGGACACCGGCGCCCAGTACCGGGCGATCACGTGGTGGATGGTGACCAACGGGATCGACGTCGAGGACCCCACGGCGATCGCCGCGGTCGCGGGCAAGCCCGAGATCCTCTCCGGCACCGACCCGGCCGCCCCGACCATCATGGTCGACGGCGTCGACGTCGCCGGACCGATCCGCACCCAGGAGGTCACCTCCAAGGTCAGCGCGGTGAGCGCCGTGCCGGAGGTGCGGTCCCGGATCACCGAGCTGCAGCGCTCGCTGGCGGCCGGCGCCGAGCAGGGCATCGTCGTGGAGGGGCGCGACATCGGCACGACCGTGCTGCCCGACGCCGATCTGAAGGTCTTCCTCACCGCCTCCCCGGAGGCCCGCGCGGCCCGCCGCAGCGGCGAACTGAAGGGCGCGGACCTGCACAGCACCCGTGAGGCGCTGATCAAGCGGGACGCGGCCGACTCCTCCCGCAAGACCTCCCCGCTCGCCAAGGCCGGCGACGCCGTCGAGGTGGACACCACCGAGCTGACGCTCACCCAGGTCATC
- a CDS encoding prephenate dehydrogenase, which produces MRTALVIGTGLIGTSAALALAQRGVGVHLADHDPEQARTAAALGAGTDEEPQGPVDLAIIAAPPAHVAGVLADAMRRGVARGYLDVASVKGGPRRELQALGLDLSAYIGSHPMSGREKSGPLAATGDLFEGRPWVLTPTRDTDTEVLNLALELVSHCRAVPVVMDADAHDRAVALVSHMPHLVSSMVAARLENAEEAAVRLCGQGIRDVTRIAASDPRMWIDILSANPGPVADLLTDVAADLAETVQALRALQSSDDAERRAGADGVANVLRRGNAGQVRVPGKHGAAPRAYEIVAVLIDDQPGQLARIFADAGQAGVNIEDVRIEHATGQQAGLVQLMVEPKSAVVLSSALREKGWAIRQ; this is translated from the coding sequence GTGAGGACCGCGCTCGTCATCGGAACGGGGCTGATCGGCACGTCCGCGGCCCTGGCCCTCGCCCAGCGGGGCGTCGGCGTCCACCTCGCCGACCACGATCCCGAGCAGGCCCGTACGGCGGCGGCGCTCGGCGCCGGCACCGACGAGGAGCCGCAGGGGCCGGTCGACCTCGCGATCATCGCCGCCCCGCCCGCCCACGTGGCCGGCGTGCTCGCCGACGCGATGCGCCGGGGGGTGGCCCGCGGCTACCTCGACGTGGCCAGCGTCAAGGGCGGGCCGCGCCGCGAACTGCAGGCGCTCGGCCTCGACCTGTCGGCGTACATCGGCAGCCACCCCATGTCGGGCCGGGAGAAGTCCGGACCGCTGGCCGCGACCGGCGACCTCTTCGAGGGGCGCCCCTGGGTGCTGACGCCGACCCGGGACACCGACACCGAGGTGCTGAACCTCGCCCTGGAGCTGGTCTCGCACTGCCGGGCCGTCCCCGTGGTCATGGACGCGGACGCCCACGACCGCGCCGTCGCCCTCGTCTCCCACATGCCGCACCTCGTCTCCAGCATGGTCGCGGCGCGGCTGGAGAACGCCGAGGAGGCCGCCGTACGGCTGTGCGGGCAGGGCATCCGGGACGTCACCCGGATCGCCGCCTCCGACCCCCGGATGTGGATCGACATCCTGTCCGCGAACCCCGGGCCGGTCGCCGACCTGCTCACCGACGTCGCCGCCGACCTGGCGGAGACGGTGCAGGCGCTGCGGGCCCTGCAGTCCTCCGACGACGCCGAGCGCCGGGCGGGCGCCGACGGCGTGGCGAACGTGCTGCGCCGCGGCAACGCGGGCCAGGTACGGGTCCCCGGCAAGCACGGGGCCGCTCCGCGTGCCTACGAGATCGTCGCCGTGCTGATCGACGACCAGCCGGGGCAGCTGGCCCGCATCTTCGCCGACGCCGGGCAGGCGGGCGTGAACATCGAGGACGTCCGCATCGAGCACGCGACGGGGCAGCAGGCGGGTCTCGTGCAGTTGATGGTGGAGCCGAAGTCGGCGGTGGTGCTGTCGTCGGCGTTGCGGGAGAAGGGCTGGGCCATCCGTCAGTAG
- the aroH gene encoding chorismate mutase has translation MAVRAVRGAVQLERDDAGHMDEQVGALLTAVMERNALGADDLISIWFTATPDLHSDFPAAAARKLGIVDVPLICAQELDIAGAMPRVVRILAHVESDTPRAEISHVYLGAAAALRKDIAQ, from the coding sequence GTGGCGGTACGAGCGGTCCGGGGAGCCGTCCAACTCGAGCGGGACGACGCCGGCCACATGGACGAGCAGGTCGGCGCCCTCCTCACCGCCGTCATGGAACGCAACGCGCTCGGCGCCGACGACCTGATCAGCATCTGGTTCACGGCAACGCCGGACCTGCACAGCGACTTCCCGGCGGCGGCCGCCCGCAAGCTGGGCATCGTCGACGTGCCGCTGATCTGCGCCCAGGAACTCGACATCGCGGGCGCCATGCCGCGGGTGGTGCGGATACTCGCGCACGTCGAGTCGGACACCCCGCGCGCCGAGATCAGCCACGTCTACCTCGGCGCCGCGGCAGCCCTGCGCAAGGACATCGCCCAGTGA